The window GCGAAGTCTTCTCCACCGGCGCGGTGCCTTCGCGCATCAGCGCGCGCAGGGCAGTCGGCGCGGTGTAGAAGGTGTTCACCTGATGCTTGTCGATTACTTGCCAGAAGCGCGAGGCGTCCGGGTAGTTCGGCACGCCCTCGAAGATCAGGCTGGTGGCGCCGTTGGCCAGCGGGCCGTAGACGATGTAGCTGTGGCCGGTGACCCAGCCGACGTCGGCGGTGCACCAGTAGATGTCGCCGTCGTGGTAGTCGAACACGTACTTGTGGGTCATCGCCGCCTGCAGCAGGTAGCCGCCACTGGTGTGCAGCACGCCCTTGGGTTTGCCGGTACTGCCGGAGGTGTAGAGGATAAACAGCGGGTCTTCCGCGTCCATCGGCTCCGGCGGGCAGTCGCCGTCCACCGTGCGCAGCGCTTCGTGGTACCAGAGGTCGCGGCCCTCGGCCCAGGCGATCTTGCCCTGGGTGCGCTCGACCACCACTACCGTGCTGACGTTCGGGCAGCTCTGCAGGGCCTTGTCGACGTTGGTCTTGAGCGGGATGTACTTGCCGCCGCGCACACCCTCGTCGGCGGTGATCACGGTGCGGCAGTCGGCATCGAGGATGCGGTCGCGCAGGGCATCCGGCGAGAAGCCGCCGAACACCACCGAATGCACCGCGCCGATGCGCGCGCAGGCGAGCATGGCGTAGGCCGCCTCCGGCACCATCGGCATGTAGATGCACACCCGGTCACCCTTGCTCACGCCGCGCTGCTTGAGCACGTTGGCCAGGCGGCAGACGTGGGAGTGCAACTTGTTGTAGGTGATGTGCGCCGATTCGCTGGGGTTGTCACCCTCCCAGATGAAGGCGATCTGTTCGCCGCGCTCGGCCAGATGGCGGTCGATGCAGTTGTAACTGACATTCAGCTGGCCGCCCTTGAACCAGGTGGCCTGGCCCTTGTGCATGTCGCCGTGGTGCACGCTGTGCCAGGGCTTGAACCAATCGAGGAAGGCTTTCGCCTGTTCGCCCCAGAAGATTTCGGGCGCCTCGACGGATTGCCGGTACAGGCGCTGGTAGTCGTCTTCATTCAGATGCGCGCGTTTGCGCACCGCATCGGGGACTGGGTGGCTGCTGATTTCAAACATGGCGAGTCCTCCTTGTTGTATGCCGCATTTGCCGTTAAGGGTGCACCCAGGCAGTTGCTTGGTTCAACCCGGGCCGGTGTTTCCCCAACTTTAGAACACCGCAGAAAGCACGAACCCGGCACGGGGCCGGGTTCGCAAGGTTTCCGCCGAGAGGACCTCAGCCGCGGTGACGGCCGCGGAAGAAGTCGATCAGGCCCTGGGTCGAGGCATCCTCAGCCGGCTGCTCGTTGCTGCCGGTGAGGCGCTGATACACGCTCTTACCCAGCTCCTTGCCCAGTTCGACGCCCCACTGGTCGAAGGCGTTGATGCCCCAGATCACGCTTTGGGCGAACACTTTGTGCTCGTACATCGCCACCAGCGCGCCCAGCCGGCGCGGGCTGATGCGTTCGAGCACCAGGGTGTTGCTCGGCCGATTGCCGGGAATCACCTTGTGTGGCGCCAGGCGCTGCACTTCGTCTTCCGGCAGGCATTTGCCGCGCAGTTCCTCCTCGGCTTCCGCGCGGGTCTTGCCGAGCATCAGCGCCTGGCTCTGCGACAGGCAGTTGGCATACAGCCACTGGTGGTGGTCGGCCACCGGGTTGTAGCTGACCACCGGCACGATGAAGTCCGCCGGAATCAGCTGGGTGCCCTGGTGCAGCAGCTGGTGGTAAGCGTGCTGGCCGTTGCAGCCGACGCCGCCCCAGATCACCGGGCCGGTATCACAGCTCACCGGACTGCCGTCCTGGCGCACGGATTTGCCGTTGGACTCCATGTCCAGCTGCTGCAGGTGCTTGGTGATGTTCCGCAGGTAGTGATCGTAGGGCAGGATCGCGTGGCTCTGCGCGCCCCAGAAGTTGCCATACCACACGCCGAGCAGGGCTAGCAGCACTGGCATGTTGCGTTCGAAGGGGGCGGTGAGGAAGTGCTGGTCCATGCTGTAGGCACCGGACAGCAGTTCCTTGAAGTTGGACATGCCGATGGCCAGGGCGATCGGTAGGCCAATCGCCGACCACAGCGAGTAGCGGCCGCCGACCCAGTCCCACATCGGGAAGATGTTTTCCTCGCGGATACCGAACTCGACGGCGGCCTCGCGATTGCTGGAAACGGCGATGAAGTGCTTGTACAAGTCCGCCTGCGAGCCGCCCTGGGCCAGGTACCAGCTGCGCGCGGCCTGGGCGTTCTTCAGTGTCTCGAGGGTGCTGAAGGACTTCGACGAGACGATGAACAGCGTGGTTTCCGCGCGCAGGCTGGCCGACAGTTCATGGAACTCGCTGCCGTCGATATTGGCCAGGTAATGGCAGCGCACCCCGCGCTGGGCAAACGGCAGCAGGGCCTCGGAGACCAGTTGCGGGCCGAGGAAGGAGCCGCCGATGCCGATGTTCACCACATCGGTGATCGGTTTCTCGCTGTAACCGCGCCACAGGCCGTCATGGATGCGCCCGACCAGTTCGGTCATCTGATTGAGCACGCGGTGCACTTCCGGCATCACGTTGACGCCATTCACCGGCAGACGGTCGGCCACCGGCCGGCGCAGCGCGGTGTGCAGGGCCGGGCGGCCCTCGGAGGCGTTGAGCAGCTCGCCGTTGAACAGCGCCTCGATCGCCTCCTGCAGCTTGGCCTCGCGCGCCAGGCGCACCAACAGCTCGCGGGTCTGACGGTCGATCAAGTTCTTTGAGTAGTCGAGGAACAGGCCGCTGCTGCTCAGGGAGAATTCCTTGAAACGCTCGCTGTCTTGGCTGAAGGCTTCGCGCATGCTGAAGTCCTGCATCGCCAGCCGATGCTGGGCGAGCGCCTGCCAGGCGGACAGGGTGGTGACATCGAGCGGGGTTTGGTAATACGCCATGGCCTGCGGGTTCCTTGAGCAAGAGCGAGTTTTGGACAGTAAAAAGCCCGGAACGCTCCGGGCTTTCAGTCTAGCGGTTTGCGGTCTAGGCGACCTGCACCGGGATGGCGTTGCTGGTGTGGCTCAGCTGGTTGCCCGGCGCCATGTACAGCATGCGCGGCTTGAAGCTGGCCAACTCGGCCTCACTGTAGTGGGCATAGGCGCAGATGATCACGCGATCACCGACTTTGGCCTTGTGCGCGGCGGCGCCGTTCACCGAGATGATCTTCGAGCCTTCCTCGCCGCGGATCGCGTAGGTGGTGAAGCGCTCACCGTTGTCGATGTTGTAGATCTGGATCTGCTCATATTCGCGGATGCCGGCGAGGTTCAGCCATTCACCGTCGATGGCGCAGGAGCCTTCGTAATCCAGCACAGCGTGAGTGACCTCGGCGCGGTGCAGTTTGGCCTTGAGCATGATGGCGTGCATGGCGTTTTCCTCTGTCGGGGCCGCAAACGGCGGCTGAGTTTGCCCGAACCCCGATGGTCGATCAAGGTCGCGGCTGGTCGGATTTCAGTGGGTTTCTTCGAGGTCGAGCGTGAGGTTGTCGATCAGCCGGGTGGTGCCGAGGAAGGCGGCGGCGGCGATCACCAACTGGCGGTCTTCGGCGGTCGCCGGGCGCAGGCTGTCGGCCTGGCAGATTTCCAGATAGTCGGGGCGAAAGCCGGCCTGTGCCAAGGTGCCTTTCGCGCTGGCGATCAGCTGCGGGTAAGCGCGTTCGCCGGCCTTGATGCTGGTGGCCATCTGGCTCAGGCAGCGATAGAGCGACGGGGCAACGGCGCGTTGCTCGGCGCTCAGATATCCATTGCGCGAAGACAGCGCCAGGCCGTCCTCGGCGCGCACAGTCGGCACGCCGAGGATCTGGATCGGCATGTTGAGGTCGCGCACCAAGGTGCGGATCACCGCCAGTTGCTGGAAGTCTTTCTGGCCGAATGCGGCGAGATCCGGTTGGACCATGTGGAACAGTTTGGTCACCACGGTGGCGACGCCATCGAAATGGCCGGGCCGGCTGGCACCGCACAGGCCGGCGGAGACACCGCTGACACTGACCAGGGTCTGGCTGTGCATGCCCTGCGGGTACATTTCTTCAACCGAGGGAGCGAACAGCAGGTCGCAACCGGCCTCGAGGAGTTTCTCCTGGTCGGCGGCGAGGGTGCGCGGGTAGCTGGCGAGATCTTCGTTGGGGCCGAACTGCAGCGGGTTGACGAAGATGCTGGCGACCACGAAGTCGACGCGCTGGACGGCCTTCTCCACCAGGGCGACGTGCCCGGCGTGCAGGTTACCCATGGTGGGTACCAGGCCGATGCCCTTGCCTTCTGCGCGTGCCTGGGCGACCGCTGCACGCAATTCGCGGACGGTGGTAACGGTGTTCATGCGGAGAATCCGTGTTCGGCGGCGGGGAAGGAAACCTCTTTGACCGCTTTGACATAGGCGGCGAGGGCGGCTTGGATCGAGGTCTGGCCGTCCATGAAGTTCTTCACGAACTTGGGCGCGCGGCCGGTCAGCGACAGCCCGAGCATGTCGTGCAGGACCAGCACCTGGCCGTCGGTGGCGCTGCCGGCGCCAATGCCGATCACCGGAATC is drawn from Pseudomonas cavernae and contains these coding sequences:
- the acs gene encoding acetate--CoA ligase, which codes for MFEISSHPVPDAVRKRAHLNEDDYQRLYRQSVEAPEIFWGEQAKAFLDWFKPWHSVHHGDMHKGQATWFKGGQLNVSYNCIDRHLAERGEQIAFIWEGDNPSESAHITYNKLHSHVCRLANVLKQRGVSKGDRVCIYMPMVPEAAYAMLACARIGAVHSVVFGGFSPDALRDRILDADCRTVITADEGVRGGKYIPLKTNVDKALQSCPNVSTVVVVERTQGKIAWAEGRDLWYHEALRTVDGDCPPEPMDAEDPLFILYTSGSTGKPKGVLHTSGGYLLQAAMTHKYVFDYHDGDIYWCTADVGWVTGHSYIVYGPLANGATSLIFEGVPNYPDASRFWQVIDKHQVNTFYTAPTALRALMREGTAPVEKTSRSSLRLLGTVGEPINPEAWEWYYHVVGETRCPIVDTWWQTETGAIMITPLPGATTLKPGSATRPFFGVQPVLLDEQGQEIAGAGSGVLAIKASWPSQIRSVYGDHQRMLDTYFSAYPGYYFTGDGARRDEDGYYWITGRVDDVINVSGHRIGTAEVESALVLHDAVAEAAVVGYPHDVKGQGIYAFVTPMNGIEPSEALKQELLALVGKEIGSFAKPELLQWAPALPKTRSGKIMRRILRKIACNELDSLGDTSTLADPSVVDGLIGKRLNR
- the pgi gene encoding glucose-6-phosphate isomerase — its product is MAYYQTPLDVTTLSAWQALAQHRLAMQDFSMREAFSQDSERFKEFSLSSSGLFLDYSKNLIDRQTRELLVRLAREAKLQEAIEALFNGELLNASEGRPALHTALRRPVADRLPVNGVNVMPEVHRVLNQMTELVGRIHDGLWRGYSEKPITDVVNIGIGGSFLGPQLVSEALLPFAQRGVRCHYLANIDGSEFHELSASLRAETTLFIVSSKSFSTLETLKNAQAARSWYLAQGGSQADLYKHFIAVSSNREAAVEFGIREENIFPMWDWVGGRYSLWSAIGLPIALAIGMSNFKELLSGAYSMDQHFLTAPFERNMPVLLALLGVWYGNFWGAQSHAILPYDHYLRNITKHLQQLDMESNGKSVRQDGSPVSCDTGPVIWGGVGCNGQHAYHQLLHQGTQLIPADFIVPVVSYNPVADHHQWLYANCLSQSQALMLGKTRAEAEEELRGKCLPEDEVQRLAPHKVIPGNRPSNTLVLERISPRRLGALVAMYEHKVFAQSVIWGINAFDQWGVELGKELGKSVYQRLTGSNEQPAEDASTQGLIDFFRGRHRG
- the panD gene encoding aspartate 1-decarboxylase; this encodes MHAIMLKAKLHRAEVTHAVLDYEGSCAIDGEWLNLAGIREYEQIQIYNIDNGERFTTYAIRGEEGSKIISVNGAAAHKAKVGDRVIICAYAHYSEAELASFKPRMLYMAPGNQLSHTSNAIPVQVA
- the panC gene encoding pantoate--beta-alanine ligase is translated as MNTVTTVRELRAAVAQARAEGKGIGLVPTMGNLHAGHVALVEKAVQRVDFVVASIFVNPLQFGPNEDLASYPRTLAADQEKLLEAGCDLLFAPSVEEMYPQGMHSQTLVSVSGVSAGLCGASRPGHFDGVATVVTKLFHMVQPDLAAFGQKDFQQLAVIRTLVRDLNMPIQILGVPTVRAEDGLALSSRNGYLSAEQRAVAPSLYRCLSQMATSIKAGERAYPQLIASAKGTLAQAGFRPDYLEICQADSLRPATAEDRQLVIAAAAFLGTTRLIDNLTLDLEETH